The proteins below are encoded in one region of Telopea speciosissima isolate NSW1024214 ecotype Mountain lineage chromosome 10, Tspe_v1, whole genome shotgun sequence:
- the LOC122642372 gene encoding uncharacterized protein LOC122642372 isoform X2, translated as MKMRRQCRIWWPKQLSSSNPDPAILFGWFVHSSHSSLNIVVAIASSPDEIPVSFPQSGLQDKSTFTILGHSTANCCLNGPLRSVQIDAEDNTKPTDYGKVYTMENQDLCGEKFGNWHCECHKFDGILENCRQNSVRHGNWIQLSFDSHGLYCKNIRWIPKLHHIHWTGEIVSNADLHVIIYDPPTFGTHHFSLTSGGSLEEVKLPLERPEWISKLNQKQPLPDLDTVVSAINSAYAAKILFESPLFVQAGFYCVSHWSEPCL; from the exons ATGAAGATGAGAAGGCAATGTAGGATTTGGTGGCCAAAGCAGCTCTCATCTTCTAACCCAGATCCCGCCATCTTGTTCGGGTGGTTCGTCCATTCTTCCCACTCTTCTCTCAACATTGTTGTAGCCATTGCATCTTCCCCAGATGAGATTCCAGTCTCTTTCCCTCAATCGGGTCTTCAG GACAAATCAACATTTACTATTTTAGGGCACTCTACTGCCAATTGTTGCTTAAATGGGCCGCTGCGAAGTGTTCAAATAGATGCAGAGGATAACACAAAGCCCACCGATTACGGAAAAGTATATACAATGGAGAATCAAGATTTATGCGGAGAAAAGTTTGGAAACTGGCACTGTGAATGCCACAAGTTTGATGGAATCTTAGAAAACTGTAGGCAGAATTCTGTTAGGCATGGTAATTGGATTCAGTTATCTTTCGACTCTCATGGATTGTATTGTAAAAATATCCGCTGGATTCCTAAGTTGCATCACATACACTGGACTGGGGAAATAGTGTCTAACGCTGATCTTCAC GTAATAATTTATGACCCACCCACATTTGGCACACATCATTTCTCTCTGACTTCTGGTGGTTCACTGGAGGAAGTGAAATTGCCCCTTGAGAGACCTGAATGGATCAGCAAACTAAATCAAAAGCAGCCACTCCCTGACTTG GACACAGTTGTCTCAGCAATTAATAGTGCATATGCTGCAAAAATATTATTTGAGAG tcctttgtttgttCAGGCTGGTTTCTATTGTGTGTCACATTGGAGCGAGCCATGTTTGTAG
- the LOC122642372 gene encoding uncharacterized protein LOC122642372 isoform X1 translates to MKMRRQCRIWWPKQLSSSNPDPAILFGWFVHSSHSSLNIVVAIASSPDEIPVSFPQSGLQDKSTFTILGHSTANCCLNGPLRSVQIDAEDNTKPTDYGKVYTMENQDLCGEKFGNWHCECHKFDGILENCRQNSVRHGNWIQLSFDSHGLYCKNIRWIPKLHHIHWTGEIVSNADLHVIIYDPPTFGTHHFSLTSGGSLEEVKLPLERPEWISKLNQKQPLPDLDTVVSAINSAYAAKILFERCMGHKISPYWLVSIVCHIGASHVCSFFLHCILYSSSVL, encoded by the exons ATGAAGATGAGAAGGCAATGTAGGATTTGGTGGCCAAAGCAGCTCTCATCTTCTAACCCAGATCCCGCCATCTTGTTCGGGTGGTTCGTCCATTCTTCCCACTCTTCTCTCAACATTGTTGTAGCCATTGCATCTTCCCCAGATGAGATTCCAGTCTCTTTCCCTCAATCGGGTCTTCAG GACAAATCAACATTTACTATTTTAGGGCACTCTACTGCCAATTGTTGCTTAAATGGGCCGCTGCGAAGTGTTCAAATAGATGCAGAGGATAACACAAAGCCCACCGATTACGGAAAAGTATATACAATGGAGAATCAAGATTTATGCGGAGAAAAGTTTGGAAACTGGCACTGTGAATGCCACAAGTTTGATGGAATCTTAGAAAACTGTAGGCAGAATTCTGTTAGGCATGGTAATTGGATTCAGTTATCTTTCGACTCTCATGGATTGTATTGTAAAAATATCCGCTGGATTCCTAAGTTGCATCACATACACTGGACTGGGGAAATAGTGTCTAACGCTGATCTTCAC GTAATAATTTATGACCCACCCACATTTGGCACACATCATTTCTCTCTGACTTCTGGTGGTTCACTGGAGGAAGTGAAATTGCCCCTTGAGAGACCTGAATGGATCAGCAAACTAAATCAAAAGCAGCCACTCCCTGACTTG GACACAGTTGTCTCAGCAATTAATAGTGCATATGCTGCAAAAATATTATTTGAGAGATGCATGGGACACAAAATTTCACCCTACTG GCTGGTTTCTATTGTGTGTCACATTGGAGCGAGCCATGTTTGTAGCTTCTTTCTGCACTGTATTTTATATAGTTCTTCAGTTCTGTGA
- the LOC122642372 gene encoding uncharacterized protein LOC122642372 isoform X3 gives MQKMPLFLQDKSTFTILGHSTANCCLNGPLRSVQIDAEDNTKPTDYGKVYTMENQDLCGEKFGNWHCECHKFDGILENCRQNSVRHGNWIQLSFDSHGLYCKNIRWIPKLHHIHWTGEIVSNADLHVIIYDPPTFGTHHFSLTSGGSLEEVKLPLERPEWISKLNQKQPLPDLDTVVSAINSAYAAKILFERCMGHKISPYWLVSIVCHIGASHVCSFFLHCILYSSSVL, from the exons ATGCAAAAAATGCCTCTGTTTCTACAGGACAAATCAACATTTACTATTTTAGGGCACTCTACTGCCAATTGTTGCTTAAATGGGCCGCTGCGAAGTGTTCAAATAGATGCAGAGGATAACACAAAGCCCACCGATTACGGAAAAGTATATACAATGGAGAATCAAGATTTATGCGGAGAAAAGTTTGGAAACTGGCACTGTGAATGCCACAAGTTTGATGGAATCTTAGAAAACTGTAGGCAGAATTCTGTTAGGCATGGTAATTGGATTCAGTTATCTTTCGACTCTCATGGATTGTATTGTAAAAATATCCGCTGGATTCCTAAGTTGCATCACATACACTGGACTGGGGAAATAGTGTCTAACGCTGATCTTCAC GTAATAATTTATGACCCACCCACATTTGGCACACATCATTTCTCTCTGACTTCTGGTGGTTCACTGGAGGAAGTGAAATTGCCCCTTGAGAGACCTGAATGGATCAGCAAACTAAATCAAAAGCAGCCACTCCCTGACTTG GACACAGTTGTCTCAGCAATTAATAGTGCATATGCTGCAAAAATATTATTTGAGAGATGCATGGGACACAAAATTTCACCCTACTG GCTGGTTTCTATTGTGTGTCACATTGGAGCGAGCCATGTTTGTAGCTTCTTTCTGCACTGTATTTTATATAGTTCTTCAGTTCTGTGA